A stretch of Candidatus Rokuibacteriota bacterium DNA encodes these proteins:
- a CDS encoding branched-chain amino acid ABC transporter permease, with translation MVPRRVGGGDRRAGPLRGYTVGLMHHWFKQGSPVPHWITETFVRFPLELSLLSAIVASAIAAWGVGKLASAKRGVYFAMLTLALSQVFYYAAQTFDDITGGTDGRGGLANMRLGSLGLRVGVMDATVTYYFIFVLAGAATVLIWQILRSPFGQVLRAVRENEVRARNCGYDTARVRLVAFVLSGTFSGLAGALAIIYGESVPIENIHFITSGQVVIITLFGGAGTFLGPAVGSFIYWYLRQLMSTEFVKYLAIFQYWEMWVGGIFILIVLFVPAGILGAIHNWTLEFRARCDLESVRRRAEAAPGAAGGDMPDARP, from the coding sequence ATGGTCCCTCGCCGAGTGGGTGGGGGCGATCGCCGGGCCGGCCCGCTTCGCGGCTACACCGTCGGGCTCATGCACCACTGGTTCAAGCAGGGCAGCCCGGTGCCTCACTGGATCACTGAGACCTTCGTCCGCTTTCCGCTCGAGCTCTCCCTCCTTTCGGCCATCGTCGCGTCCGCCATCGCCGCCTGGGGCGTCGGCAAGCTGGCCAGCGCCAAGCGGGGCGTCTACTTCGCCATGCTCACGCTGGCCCTGAGCCAGGTCTTCTATTACGCGGCCCAGACGTTCGACGACATCACGGGCGGGACGGACGGCCGGGGCGGGCTCGCGAACATGCGCCTGGGAAGCCTCGGCCTTCGGGTGGGCGTCATGGACGCCACGGTCACCTACTACTTCATCTTCGTCTTGGCGGGCGCCGCCACGGTCCTCATCTGGCAGATCCTGCGCTCCCCCTTCGGGCAGGTGCTGCGGGCGGTCCGGGAGAACGAGGTGCGGGCGCGCAACTGCGGGTACGACACCGCCAGGGTCCGCCTGGTCGCCTTCGTCCTGAGCGGGACGTTCTCCGGACTGGCCGGGGCCCTCGCCATCATCTACGGCGAGTCCGTCCCCATCGAGAACATCCACTTCATCACCTCGGGGCAGGTCGTCATCATCACCCTGTTCGGGGGCGCGGGGACCTTTCTCGGCCCAGCGGTGGGGTCGTTCATCTACTGGTACCTGCGACAGCTCATGAGCACGGAGTTCGTGAAGTACCTCGCCATCTTCCAGTACTGGGAGATGTGGGTCGGGGGCATCTTCATCCTGATCGTGCTCTTCGTTCCCGCTGGGATCCTCGGGGCCATCCACAACTGGACGCTGGAGTTCCGGGCGCGATGCGACCTCGAGTCCGTCCGTCGGCGCGCCGAGGCCGCGCCCGGCGCGGCGGGTGGGGA